In the genome of Virgibacillus doumboii, the window GTTGAGTTAGAAGGGAAGTTGTCGTATGGAAGGTCTACAGCGAATGACAGACAGTATTGATTATATTGAACGGAATTTGGATGGGGAACTTTATATGGAACATATAGCCGGGATTGCCTGCATGTCCAAATTTCATTACCAGCGAATGTTTCATATGCTGACAGGGGTTACTGTTGCAGAGTATATTCGAAAGCGTCGAATTACACTTGCTGCACAGGATTTGATGCATTCTGATCGTAAAGTAATTGATATCGCGTTGAAATACGGATATGAAACCCCGGAGGCATTTTCAAAAGCATTCCGTAAAATACATGGAGTGAATCCCTCGGCTATACATCAGTCAGGTGAACCGCTGAAGGCCTTTCCGCGACTCTCCTTTCAAATTCAATTAAAGGGTGATGAGGAAATGGATTACCGAATTGTGGAGAAAGAGGCTTTTCAAGTTGTCGGAAAGGGTATTCGTACGAAAACGATTGAAGGGCAGAATCATCGTGACATTCCAGCTTTTTGGGATGAATCCCATCGGAACGGTTTTGCAGCAGCGCTTGAAAAAGACTGCGGGGAAATGGGCGTGCTGGGTATTTGTATGGAGCTTGATATTGAGCATGAAGAACTGACCTATTTCATTTGCTCGGAGAAAAGTGACCAGCATGTGCCGGAAAGCTGGGAGACCAAAGAGATTCCTGCCTCAACATGGGCAGTATTTCCGGTTATCGGTCCAATTCCGGAAGCAATCGAGAAGGTGTGGGAGCGTATATTTGCTGAATGGTTTCCTTCCACAGGATATGAACATAGAAATGCACCGGAGATGGAAGTTTATCCTTCTGATGGCAATGTAACCGCTGAAGACCATCACTGTGAAATCTGGGTTCCGATTGTAAAAAAATAACGGAACACCTTATAGACCTTCTCAGCAGACTTGGATACATTTTTAATTAATTTCTTCTGTTTCAAACAACCCTTTTTGTGCTATTTTAGATATATATGATTTTTATCATAATAAGGGAGTTCTGATGATGAAGAAAAAAGTTGGAATTATTTTTGGCGGGAAATCTGCTGAACACGAAGTATCGTTGCAATCAGCCAAAAATATTGTTGATGCAATTGATAAAGATGAATATGAAGTAGTTCTGATTGGAATTGACAAACAGGGGAAATGGCACATCAATGACCAATCTTCCTATTTAATAAATGCGGAAAACCCGAAATTAATTCAGTTAAATAAATCAAATGATTCGGTGGCAATTGTACCCGGGGAGACGGATAACCAATTAATCCACGCGGAGAATGCAGGCGGATTGGACCAGCTTGATGTTGTATTCCCGATTGTGCACGGAACACTTGGCGAGGACGGCAGCCTGCAGGGAATGATGCGTATTGCAAATCTTCCTTATGTCGGCACAAACGTCCTTGGTTCTTCGATCTGTATGGATAAAGATATTGCTAAACGTTTACTGAAAGCAGCGGGTGTGAATGTTGCCAAAGGCGAGGTCTTTTCCCGTGCGAAGAAGAGTTCAATTGACTTTGATAAGTTGAAGGAGAACATTGGAGTTCCAATGTTCATCAAGCCAGCTAATCAGGGGTCATCTGTAGGAGTCAGTAAAGTGTCATCCAAAGAGGACTTTGATAAGGCTATCGATACAGCATTTCAATATGACCATAAAATCATCGTTGAAGAAACACTTGTCGGCCGTGAAATTGAATGCTCCGTTTTGGGAAATGATGATCCAAAGGCCTCACTGCCGGGTGAAATTTTACCACAGACAGAATTTTACTCGTATGAGTCAAAATATATCGACGAAACCGGAGCAAAGCTGGAGATTCCGGCAGATCTCTCCGATGAAATGGTTAAAAAAGTTCAGGATGCGGCCATTGAAGTATTTCAGACCCTTGAATGTGAAGGCTTAGCCCGTGTAGATTTCTTTTTAACTGATGATAGTGATATCTATGTTAACGAGGTCAATACCTTACCAGGATTTACCCGGATTAGTATGTATCCGAAGCTATGGGAAATAAGCGGAATATCCTATCCGGAATTAATCAATCGTTTGATTGAACTGGCGATTGAGCGTCATCAACAGGACAGTATGCTGAAAAGCGCTGTCTGGGAAGACGAATAAATTGTATGCGAGCCGCCGAAGGTTACAATTGTGCCTTTGGCGGTTGTTTATATTGTAGAGGGAGGGGCACTGTCGAACCCTTGAGACAGTGCCTCTTCTAACATCAGCCCGAGAGCAAAAATATCAACTG includes:
- a CDS encoding AraC family transcriptional regulator gives rise to the protein MEGLQRMTDSIDYIERNLDGELYMEHIAGIACMSKFHYQRMFHMLTGVTVAEYIRKRRITLAAQDLMHSDRKVIDIALKYGYETPEAFSKAFRKIHGVNPSAIHQSGEPLKAFPRLSFQIQLKGDEEMDYRIVEKEAFQVVGKGIRTKTIEGQNHRDIPAFWDESHRNGFAAALEKDCGEMGVLGICMELDIEHEELTYFICSEKSDQHVPESWETKEIPASTWAVFPVIGPIPEAIEKVWERIFAEWFPSTGYEHRNAPEMEVYPSDGNVTAEDHHCEIWVPIVKK
- the ddlA gene encoding D-alanine--D-alanine ligase is translated as MMKKKVGIIFGGKSAEHEVSLQSAKNIVDAIDKDEYEVVLIGIDKQGKWHINDQSSYLINAENPKLIQLNKSNDSVAIVPGETDNQLIHAENAGGLDQLDVVFPIVHGTLGEDGSLQGMMRIANLPYVGTNVLGSSICMDKDIAKRLLKAAGVNVAKGEVFSRAKKSSIDFDKLKENIGVPMFIKPANQGSSVGVSKVSSKEDFDKAIDTAFQYDHKIIVEETLVGREIECSVLGNDDPKASLPGEILPQTEFYSYESKYIDETGAKLEIPADLSDEMVKKVQDAAIEVFQTLECEGLARVDFFLTDDSDIYVNEVNTLPGFTRISMYPKLWEISGISYPELINRLIELAIERHQQDSMLKSAVWEDE